A genomic region of Lachnoclostridium edouardi contains the following coding sequences:
- the cbiD gene encoding cobalt-precorrin-5B (C(1))-methyltransferase CbiD, producing MGEKLRSGFTTGTCAAAAGKSAAAILCSRQIMSWVQVKTADGTNVNMELVQVKQEENKVYCAVKKDAGDDPDITNGALIGAWAEWISEEEAKKAYKKCYIKHTKTKGVICLAGGEGVGTATKKGLSCPVGMPAINPVPRENIFTHVEEVKNRWNITRPIKITIVVPKGRRLAEKTFNPRLGIIGGISILGTTGIVKPMSEDALISSICLEIHQKAAEGLEKMILTPGNYGERFLKEELLISLENAVRCSNYVEKSVKAMAGEGFKKGLFAGHVGKLIKVAGGAGNTHSKYGDRRMEILCQCARKCWEGPEAFPPELEQQILESNTTEEAAEYLNQAGIYRKTGDVAALQIREQILNWTDGRLCMTVVLFSQEKGIMGIAGDIYEYRGY from the coding sequence ATGGGAGAAAAATTAAGAAGCGGTTTTACAACAGGTACATGTGCGGCGGCGGCGGGAAAGTCTGCTGCCGCGATTCTCTGTTCCCGGCAGATTATGTCCTGGGTGCAGGTTAAGACGGCTGACGGGACAAATGTAAATATGGAGCTGGTTCAGGTAAAGCAGGAAGAGAATAAGGTATACTGCGCTGTAAAAAAGGACGCAGGGGACGACCCGGATATTACAAACGGAGCTTTGATTGGGGCGTGGGCAGAATGGATCAGTGAAGAAGAGGCAAAGAAGGCTTATAAAAAATGCTACATAAAACATACAAAGACAAAGGGCGTGATTTGTCTGGCCGGGGGAGAAGGCGTTGGAACAGCCACTAAAAAAGGTTTATCCTGCCCTGTGGGGATGCCGGCTATTAATCCTGTTCCCAGAGAAAATATATTTACTCATGTGGAGGAGGTAAAAAACAGGTGGAACATAACCAGGCCTATAAAAATTACTATTGTAGTTCCCAAAGGGCGGCGGCTGGCGGAAAAAACCTTTAATCCCAGGCTTGGGATCATAGGGGGAATTTCTATTTTAGGAACTACGGGGATTGTAAAGCCAATGAGCGAGGACGCTTTAATTTCCTCTATCTGCCTGGAAATTCATCAAAAGGCTGCAGAAGGGCTGGAGAAAATGATTTTAACACCGGGAAATTACGGGGAGCGTTTTTTAAAGGAGGAGCTTCTTATTTCTCTGGAAAACGCTGTAAGATGCAGCAATTACGTGGAAAAATCAGTAAAGGCTATGGCCGGAGAAGGATTTAAAAAAGGATTATTTGCAGGCCACGTGGGAAAGCTGATTAAGGTAGCCGGGGGCGCAGGCAATACCCACTCTAAATATGGGGACAGAAGAATGGAAATTCTTTGCCAGTGCGCCAGAAAGTGCTGGGAAGGTCCGGAGGCTTTTCCCCCTGAGCTGGAACAGCAGATTTTAGAATCCAACACCACAGAGGAAGCGGCAGAATATTTGAACCAGGCGGGAATATACAGAAAAACAGGAGATGTAGCTGCCCTTCAAATCAGAGAGCAGATTTTAAATTGGACTGACGGAAGACTGTGCATGACTGTGGTCTTATTTTCCCAGGAAAAAGGCATTATGGGAATTGCAGGAGACATTTATGAATATAGGGGTTATTAG
- a CDS encoding ribonucleoside-diphosphate reductase subunit alpha: MTVQELADRIGETNDTKERLFNCLKEICQDFPEKEYSMEILGKRFLGFQKDKMTENEKLAALVRAAVEMTSKEGPKWENIGARLHYFKFSLNLEKQMSKLKIHSFYEKIVYLTEKQLYGDYILKSYSKAELEQAEEFIDERRNKLFNFSGLDLLLSRYVICSYDRKPLETPQEMYLGIALHLALKEKGDRMLWVKRFYQMLSCLEITMATPTLSNARKPFHQLSSCFIDVMPDSLEGIYRTIDNFAKVSKMGGGMGIYTGKVRAAGSSIRGFLGAAGGVIRWIRLINDTAVAVDQLGMRQGAAAVYLDIWHKDLPEFLQLRTNNGDERMKAHDIFPALCIPDLFWKMAEKDLNQEWHLFCPHEIMEAKGYCLEDCYGKLWEKRYMECVEDKNLSRRTLIIKDLVRMILKSAVETGTPFIFNRDLVNKGNPNSHKGMIYCSNLCTEIAQNMSPMETREEKTVEVDGETLVVTSVAAGDFVVCNLASISLGNIDLKGNRLEEVTAWAVRALDNVIDLNFYPLPYAKITSCKYRSIGLGVSGYHHMLAKEGIPWESEDHLRLADQVFQRINYAAIEASSDLGAEKGSYEYFTGSGWETGQYFETRNYTDYKWMRLREKVKSQGMRNGWLIAVAPTSSTSILAGTTAGIDPVMKKYFLEEKKHMMLPRVAPQLTGKTYWLYKEAHTIDQKYTIKAAGIRQRHIDQAQSLNLYITNSYTMRQVLDLYLTAWREGVKTIYYIRSKSLEVEECESCSS; encoded by the coding sequence ATGACAGTTCAGGAATTGGCAGACAGAATTGGTGAAACTAATGATACAAAAGAAAGGCTTTTCAATTGTCTGAAAGAGATTTGTCAGGACTTTCCGGAGAAGGAATATTCAATGGAAATTCTTGGGAAAAGGTTTTTAGGATTTCAAAAGGATAAAATGACAGAGAATGAAAAATTAGCGGCTTTAGTGAGAGCAGCAGTGGAAATGACGTCAAAGGAAGGGCCTAAATGGGAGAATATAGGGGCCAGACTTCATTATTTTAAATTTTCTCTGAATCTGGAAAAACAGATGAGTAAGCTGAAAATCCACAGCTTTTATGAAAAAATTGTTTATTTAACAGAAAAACAACTGTATGGGGATTACATTTTAAAGAGTTATTCTAAAGCTGAGTTAGAACAGGCAGAGGAGTTTATAGATGAAAGGAGAAATAAGCTGTTTAATTTTTCCGGCCTGGATCTTTTGCTGTCCAGATATGTAATCTGCAGCTATGACAGAAAGCCTCTGGAAACCCCTCAGGAAATGTATTTAGGTATTGCCCTTCATCTGGCGTTAAAGGAGAAGGGAGACAGAATGTTGTGGGTAAAAAGGTTTTACCAGATGTTAAGCTGCCTGGAGATCACTATGGCTACCCCTACCTTGTCAAATGCCAGAAAGCCTTTTCATCAGCTGTCCAGCTGTTTTATTGATGTGATGCCTGACAGCTTGGAAGGAATTTACAGAACCATAGATAACTTTGCCAAAGTCAGCAAAATGGGCGGAGGAATGGGGATTTATACGGGAAAGGTAAGAGCGGCAGGAAGCAGCATCCGAGGTTTTCTGGGAGCCGCAGGAGGAGTGATCCGGTGGATAAGGCTTATTAACGATACTGCAGTGGCCGTGGACCAGCTGGGGATGCGCCAGGGAGCGGCAGCTGTATATTTGGACATATGGCACAAGGACCTGCCGGAATTTCTTCAGCTGAGAACCAATAACGGAGATGAGAGAATGAAGGCCCACGACATATTTCCGGCTTTGTGTATTCCTGATTTGTTCTGGAAAATGGCGGAGAAGGATTTAAACCAGGAATGGCATTTATTCTGCCCTCACGAAATTATGGAGGCAAAGGGCTACTGCCTGGAGGACTGCTATGGAAAGCTGTGGGAGAAGCGATACATGGAATGTGTAGAGGATAAAAACCTTTCCAGAAGAACCTTAATTATAAAAGATTTGGTGAGAATGATTTTAAAATCAGCTGTGGAAACAGGCACGCCTTTTATATTTAATAGAGATCTTGTAAATAAGGGAAATCCCAACAGCCACAAGGGCATGATTTACTGCTCTAATCTTTGTACGGAAATTGCCCAGAATATGAGCCCTATGGAAACCAGGGAAGAGAAAACTGTGGAGGTAGACGGGGAAACCTTAGTTGTTACCTCTGTGGCTGCAGGGGATTTTGTAGTCTGCAATTTGGCAAGTATTTCTCTGGGAAATATTGATTTAAAAGGAAACCGTTTAGAGGAGGTTACAGCCTGGGCTGTGAGGGCTTTGGACAATGTAATTGATTTGAATTTTTATCCTCTGCCTTACGCTAAAATTACCAGCTGTAAATACAGAAGTATTGGGCTGGGAGTCAGCGGTTATCACCACATGCTAGCCAAAGAAGGGATACCCTGGGAGTCAGAAGATCATCTTCGCCTTGCAGACCAGGTGTTCCAGCGAATTAATTATGCCGCTATTGAGGCCAGCAGCGATTTAGGGGCAGAAAAAGGCAGCTATGAGTATTTTACAGGCAGCGGATGGGAGACAGGACAATATTTTGAGACCAGGAATTACACAGATTACAAGTGGATGAGACTGAGAGAAAAAGTAAAAAGCCAGGGCATGAGAAACGGCTGGCTGATAGCAGTGGCTCCCACCAGCAGCACCAGTATTTTGGCGGGAACTACAGCGGGAATTGACCCTGTAATGAAAAAATATTTTCTGGAAGAAAAAAAGCATATGATGCTTCCAAGAGTGGCCCCTCAGCTGACCGGAAAAACATATTGGCTGTATAAAGAGGCTCATACAATAGATCAGAAATATACAATTAAGGCTGCAGGAATCAGGCAAAGACATATTGACCAGGCCCAAAGCCTGAATTTGTATATTACTAACAGCTACACCATGCGTCAGGTTTTGGACTTATATTTAACAGCCTGGAGAGAGGGCGTAAAAACAATATATTACATCAGAAGCAAATCCCTGGAGGTAGAGGAGTGTGAAAGCTGTTCCTCCTAA
- a CDS encoding pyridoxamine 5'-phosphate oxidase family protein — MQERPNQEISVKEGEERMFRLLGTHKIMALASSVQDYVMVRNVSCLFYDGKIYFKTDKNFRKTQQLFQNPNVALCWNGVQVEGTAENKGLVIDEPGRKFEKLYEKYLKNSYNKYSHEDTEILIEVTPGFAELWDTDENGDAYQVFVDFRKGSAEVVSYD, encoded by the coding sequence ATGCAGGAAAGGCCAAATCAGGAAATCAGTGTAAAAGAGGGGGAGGAGAGAATGTTTCGCCTGCTGGGAACTCATAAAATTATGGCTTTAGCTTCCAGCGTTCAGGATTATGTTATGGTGAGAAATGTCAGCTGTTTATTTTATGACGGAAAAATTTATTTTAAAACTGACAAAAATTTCAGAAAGACACAACAGCTTTTTCAAAACCCTAATGTAGCTTTGTGCTGGAATGGAGTTCAGGTGGAAGGAACCGCGGAAAATAAGGGACTTGTTATTGACGAGCCGGGGAGAAAATTTGAAAAGCTTTATGAAAAATATTTGAAAAATAGTTATAATAAATACAGCCATGAGGATACAGAGATTTTAATAGAAGTGACGCCGGGATTTGCGGAGCTTTGGGATACAGATGAAAATGGAGATGCTTACCAGGTGTTTGTAGACTTTAGAAAAGGCAGCGCAGAAGTGGTTTCCTATGATTAA
- a CDS encoding DUF4097 family beta strand repeat-containing protein: protein MKKFTKVSLIAAVVCMAAGTAAITVGAAMDDQFTRRFSYVKEEIYNEVTGRSHHVRPSKKTMRYEVTEDKAKLETSDTLSFSGIKELDIEVDGGSVNVIQGLEGSDIQVQVTDGENRTKCYVEDGNELKIQMERGSSDSGAREITVAIPKEVSLLKTGVEVKNGGAQIEGLTTGELELDSYSSEITLSNVTAARSVEAEAFQGSITGQLLGSKKDFYFQVEIEDGTIVLGSEVLEAGKYEGHFSGDETKTLGAGQKEADLDCQRGSIELTFSQD from the coding sequence ATGAAGAAATTTACAAAGGTTTCCCTGATAGCCGCGGTGGTATGTATGGCTGCAGGAACGGCAGCAATTACAGTTGGGGCGGCAATGGACGATCAGTTTACCAGAAGATTTTCTTATGTAAAAGAAGAAATTTATAATGAGGTTACAGGCAGAAGCCATCATGTAAGACCGTCCAAAAAGACAATGAGATATGAAGTGACAGAGGATAAGGCAAAACTGGAGACGTCAGACACATTAAGCTTCTCCGGGATTAAAGAGCTGGATATTGAGGTGGACGGCGGCAGTGTAAATGTAATTCAGGGATTAGAAGGCAGTGATATTCAGGTACAGGTAACAGACGGAGAAAACAGAACAAAATGTTACGTAGAAGACGGAAATGAGCTGAAGATTCAAATGGAGAGAGGAAGCTCTGATAGTGGAGCAAGAGAAATTACTGTCGCCATTCCAAAAGAAGTTAGTTTATTGAAAACCGGCGTGGAGGTTAAAAACGGCGGCGCTCAGATAGAAGGGCTGACAACAGGGGAGCTGGAATTAGACAGCTATTCTTCAGAGATTACCTTATCCAATGTTACGGCAGCCAGATCAGTGGAGGCAGAGGCTTTCCAGGGCAGCATTACAGGACAGCTTTTGGGAAGCAAAAAAGATTTTTACTTTCAGGTAGAAATAGAAGACGGAACTATCGTTTTAGGCAGCGAGGTGCTGGAGGCGGGAAAGTATGAAGGCCATTTCAGCGGAGATGAGACTAAGACTTTAGGGGCCGGTCAGAAGGAAGCTGATCTGGACTGCCAAAGAGGAAGCATTGAGCTTACATTTTCACAGGATTAG
- a CDS encoding ribonucleotide-diphosphate reductase subunit beta, with protein sequence MAELVKKKLFNPQGDTEPGQRRIIRGNTTNLNDFNNMKYSWVSSWYRQAMNNFWIPEEINMSADVLDYPKLSQDERNAYNKILSFLIFLDSIQTANLPSVGQYVTANEINLCLTIQAFQEAVHSQSYSYMLDTICSPVERTSILYQWKDDPHLLKRNTFIGDLYNEFQNKQDDLTFLKVLTANYILEGIYFYSGFMFFYNLGRNGKMPGSVQEIRYINRDENTHLWLFGKIFQELKKEEPQLFTEKNIDMLKAMAIEGVKQEIAWGQYVIGDKIPGLTRKNVEDYILYLGNLRWSSLGFGVLFSGYEKEPEGMEWVSQYSNGNMVKTDFFEARSTAYAKSTALIDDL encoded by the coding sequence ATGGCAGAATTAGTAAAGAAAAAGCTGTTTAATCCTCAAGGGGACACAGAGCCGGGGCAGAGAAGGATTATCAGGGGGAACACTACAAATTTAAATGATTTTAACAATATGAAATATAGCTGGGTCAGCAGCTGGTACCGTCAGGCTATGAATAATTTCTGGATACCAGAAGAAATAAATATGAGCGCTGATGTGCTGGATTATCCTAAATTGTCTCAGGATGAAAGAAACGCATACAATAAAATTCTCAGTTTTCTGATTTTTCTGGATTCAATTCAGACGGCTAACCTGCCTTCTGTAGGCCAGTATGTAACGGCCAATGAAATAAACCTATGTCTTACAATCCAGGCTTTTCAGGAGGCTGTACACAGCCAAAGCTACAGCTATATGCTGGACACTATCTGCAGCCCTGTGGAGAGAACATCTATTTTATATCAGTGGAAGGACGATCCCCATCTGCTGAAAAGAAATACATTTATTGGAGACTTATATAATGAATTCCAGAATAAGCAGGACGATCTTACATTTTTAAAGGTTTTGACAGCGAATTATATTTTGGAGGGCATATATTTTTACAGCGGCTTTATGTTTTTTTATAACCTGGGAAGAAATGGGAAGATGCCTGGCAGCGTTCAGGAAATCCGGTATATTAACAGAGATGAAAATACGCATTTGTGGCTGTTTGGAAAAATCTTTCAGGAGCTGAAAAAAGAAGAGCCTCAGCTATTTACAGAAAAAAATATAGATATGTTAAAGGCCATGGCAATAGAAGGCGTGAAGCAGGAGATTGCCTGGGGGCAGTATGTAATCGGAGATAAAATCCCTGGTCTTACCAGAAAAAACGTAGAAGATTATATATTATACCTGGGAAATCTTAGGTGGTCCTCCCTGGGCTTTGGCGTTTTATTTTCCGGCTATGAAAAAGAGCCGGAGGGCATGGAGTGGGTCAGCCAGTATTCTAACGGGAATATGGTGAAAACAGATTTTTTTGAGGCCAGAAGCACGGCTTACGCAAAAAGTACTGCTTTAATAGATGATTTATAA
- a CDS encoding YkgJ family cysteine cluster protein produces the protein MERQGTIEEISDGKLYGGNDMVKADCHDCAGCCECCKGMGISIQLDPLDIHRISSYEGKGFEKLLEESVQLNLVSGLILPNMKMDGQKEACYYLDSKGRCRIHKARPGICRLFPLGRYYENREFHYFLQVNQCKNENRSKIKVKKWIDTPELKKYEDFTVKWHFFIKDIQEYLVKSGDKALAKEMGMYILTNFYMKPFSEAQDFYGEFENRLLEANHYVQEKIQSLSVQSNTAGV, from the coding sequence ATGGAAAGACAAGGAACAATAGAAGAGATTTCCGACGGCAAGCTGTACGGAGGGAATGATATGGTAAAAGCAGACTGCCATGATTGCGCCGGCTGCTGTGAATGCTGTAAAGGTATGGGGATTTCTATTCAGCTGGACCCGCTGGATATACATCGGATTTCAAGTTATGAGGGAAAAGGCTTTGAAAAGCTTTTAGAGGAGAGCGTGCAGCTGAATTTAGTATCAGGCTTGATTCTCCCTAATATGAAAATGGACGGGCAAAAGGAGGCCTGTTATTATTTAGACAGCAAAGGGCGCTGCAGGATTCACAAGGCAAGGCCTGGAATCTGCCGTCTGTTTCCCTTGGGGAGATACTATGAAAACAGAGAATTTCATTATTTTCTTCAGGTAAATCAATGTAAAAATGAAAACAGGTCTAAAATTAAGGTAAAGAAGTGGATAGACACGCCGGAGCTGAAAAAGTATGAGGATTTTACAGTAAAATGGCATTTTTTTATAAAAGATATTCAGGAGTATTTAGTGAAATCAGGAGACAAAGCTTTGGCAAAGGAAATGGGCATGTATATTTTAACTAATTTTTATATGAAGCCTTTTTCTGAGGCCCAGGATTTTTATGGAGAGTTTGAAAACCGGCTGCTTGAGGCAAATCATTATGTACAGGAAAAAATACAGAGTTTATCTGTACAATCTAATACTGCAGGTGTATAA
- a CDS encoding PadR family transcriptional regulator, with translation MIFNTGAALLDAIVLAAVSRNQKGTYGYKITQDVREVIDISESTLYPVLRRLLKEECLEIYDMAVDGRNRRYYKITEKGRVQLNLYQGEWTIYSTKISKILEVAS, from the coding sequence ATGATTTTTAACACAGGAGCAGCGCTTTTGGACGCCATTGTACTGGCGGCAGTGTCCAGAAATCAAAAAGGAACCTACGGATATAAAATTACTCAGGATGTGAGAGAGGTAATAGATATATCTGAATCCACACTTTATCCTGTTCTCAGGCGCCTGCTAAAAGAGGAGTGTCTGGAAATATATGACATGGCGGTGGACGGGAGAAACAGGAGATACTATAAGATAACGGAAAAGGGAAGAGTTCAGCTGAATCTTTATCAGGGTGAATGGACTATTTATTCTACTAAGATTTCAAAGATTCTGGAGGTGGCAAGTTAA
- a CDS encoding ECF transporter S component produces the protein MKATWSTKNLALTGIMGGLAAVLMFFRFPLPFMPPFMDFDFAGLVEIIGGFALGPIAAVFIVVVKVLVKLVLMGTNSAFTGEIQNIILSLAYVLPAVWIYDRKKTKKTAVEGMAVGTAVCAVVAIFTNLYMIIPFYVKLFGMTMEDIIAMCQAVNPAINGPLTFALFGVMPFNIIKNGAVSIVTYFAYKKISVHIKHFVSR, from the coding sequence ATGAAAGCAACATGGAGCACAAAAAATCTGGCATTAACAGGAATTATGGGAGGACTGGCGGCAGTTCTTATGTTTTTCCGTTTTCCCCTCCCCTTTATGCCTCCTTTTATGGATTTTGATTTTGCCGGTTTAGTGGAAATCATTGGAGGATTTGCCTTAGGACCTATAGCGGCAGTTTTTATTGTTGTTGTAAAGGTGCTGGTAAAGCTAGTGTTAATGGGCACCAACTCTGCCTTTACAGGGGAAATTCAAAATATTATTTTAAGTCTGGCTTATGTGCTGCCTGCAGTGTGGATTTATGACAGAAAAAAGACTAAGAAGACAGCCGTTGAAGGTATGGCCGTGGGAACGGCAGTCTGCGCCGTTGTAGCTATATTTACTAATCTTTATATGATTATTCCTTTCTATGTTAAGCTTTTTGGAATGACTATGGAAGATATCATAGCTATGTGTCAGGCTGTAAATCCGGCGATTAACGGACCACTTACATTTGCTCTTTTTGGGGTAATGCCTTTTAATATTATTAAAAACGGAGCAGTTTCTATTGTTACATATTTTGCCTACAAAAAAATCAGCGTTCATATTAAACACTTTGTCAGCAGATAG
- a CDS encoding DUF3990 domain-containing protein translates to MKSSEIIKEIRSYLNLSQREFADVLGVSFATVNRWEKGRCQPSQIAVNAIKNLCADNKIDFSQFEGNHMIRTNEIITLYHGSKSGIRGAIAPTSRERCDFGKGFYMGTHEDQPLTLICNFPDARIYTLSVDLSNLKILDIEVGLDWALLIAYNRGKMESVKHSGLYNRFANLSKEYDIIVGYIANDRMFVVLDRFFNGEITDMALINSLSALNLGKQYVALTEKACKNITIIDEKELNQPERGKIKQESEANRSKGIAIADEICRKFRREGRFFDEILKAGE, encoded by the coding sequence ATGAAAAGTTCTGAAATTATAAAAGAAATCCGCTCCTACCTGAATTTAAGTCAAAGGGAATTCGCTGATGTACTAGGCGTAAGTTTTGCAACTGTCAACCGCTGGGAAAAGGGGCGCTGCCAGCCATCGCAAATCGCAGTAAACGCCATCAAAAATTTATGTGCGGATAATAAAATTGATTTTTCTCAATTTGAGGGAAACCATATGATTAGAACTAATGAAATTATTACTCTTTATCATGGCTCAAAGTCAGGAATTCGCGGGGCCATTGCCCCTACAAGCCGGGAACGCTGCGATTTTGGAAAAGGCTTTTATATGGGAACCCATGAAGATCAGCCCCTTACTTTAATTTGTAATTTTCCTGACGCCAGAATATATACATTAAGTGTTGATCTATCCAATCTGAAAATTCTGGATATAGAGGTGGGATTAGACTGGGCGTTACTAATCGCGTATAATCGTGGCAAAATGGAGTCTGTGAAACATTCAGGGCTCTATAATCGTTTTGCAAATTTAAGTAAAGAGTATGATATAATTGTTGGATATATTGCTAATGACAGAATGTTTGTCGTTTTGGACCGTTTTTTTAATGGAGAAATTACTGATATGGCGCTTATTAACAGTCTTTCGGCCTTAAACCTTGGCAAGCAATATGTTGCCCTAACAGAGAAGGCTTGTAAAAACATAACAATCATTGATGAGAAAGAGCTTAATCAGCCTGAGCGTGGTAAAATAAAGCAGGAAAGTGAAGCCAACCGTTCTAAGGGCATTGCAATTGCAGATGAAATTTGCCGGAAATTTCGCCGTGAGGGACGATTTTTTGATGAAATATTAAAGGCAGGTGAATAA
- the leuD gene encoding 3-isopropylmalate dehydratase small subunit, protein MKAIGSVFKYGDNVDTDVIIPARYLNATDGKELAKHCMEDIDKEFIHKVQKGDIIVANKNFGCGSSREHAPLAIKCAGVSCVIAETFARIFYRNAINIGLPIIECEEAAKAIEAGDQVEIDFDSGIITNKTKNQQYQGQAFPPFMQKIITAGGLVNYINEK, encoded by the coding sequence ATGAAAGCTATTGGCAGCGTTTTTAAATATGGAGATAATGTAGATACAGACGTAATTATTCCAGCCAGATACTTAAATGCCACAGACGGAAAAGAATTGGCAAAGCACTGTATGGAAGATATTGATAAAGAATTTATTCACAAGGTGCAGAAGGGGGACATTATTGTGGCCAATAAAAACTTTGGCTGCGGTTCCTCCAGAGAACATGCGCCTTTGGCGATAAAGTGCGCCGGAGTCAGCTGTGTAATCGCAGAAACATTTGCCAGAATTTTCTACCGCAATGCAATTAATATTGGCCTTCCTATTATTGAATGTGAGGAAGCGGCTAAGGCTATTGAGGCGGGAGATCAGGTGGAAATTGATTTTGACAGCGGAATTATTACAAATAAGACAAAAAATCAGCAGTACCAGGGCCAGGCCTTCCCGCCCTTTATGCAGAAAATTATTACTGCAGGCGGGCTTGTAAACTACATTAACGAAAAATAG
- a CDS encoding PspC domain-containing protein: MNKRLYRSERNRMLAGVCGGIGEYFNIDPTIIRLVWVVLSVGGPGLIAYVIAMIIIPKEF; encoded by the coding sequence ATGAATAAAAGATTATACCGTTCAGAGAGAAACAGAATGTTGGCCGGCGTATGCGGAGGAATCGGAGAATATTTTAATATAGACCCTACGATTATCAGACTGGTTTGGGTAGTTCTGTCTGTGGGAGGTCCGGGACTGATTGCATATGTAATCGCCATGATTATTATACCAAAGGAATTTTAA
- a CDS encoding spore coat protein, with amino-acid sequence MDDRCIMENMLLTTKGVCDLYLHGTIEAATGNVHQAFDAALNDSLCIQDEIYKKMSAKGWYTTEQAEQTKMMKVKNQFAGM; translated from the coding sequence ATGGACGACAGATGTATTATGGAAAATATGCTCCTTACAACTAAGGGAGTATGCGATTTGTACCTTCACGGCACCATTGAAGCCGCTACCGGTAATGTCCACCAGGCATTTGACGCCGCCTTAAACGACAGCCTGTGTATACAGGATGAAATTTATAAAAAAATGTCCGCAAAAGGCTGGTATACAACAGAGCAGGCAGAACAGACAAAAATGATGAAGGTGAAAAATCAGTTTGCAGGAATGTAA
- a CDS encoding small, acid-soluble spore protein, alpha/beta type: MAEKKKKKEGFDPRDLKPEDMLKFEIAEELGLADKVIKGGWRSLTAKESGRIGGLITKKKREMKQAALENKD; the protein is encoded by the coding sequence ATGGCAGAAAAAAAGAAAAAGAAGGAAGGCTTTGATCCAAGAGATTTAAAGCCGGAGGATATGTTAAAGTTTGAAATTGCAGAAGAGCTGGGACTGGCAGATAAGGTGATCAAAGGCGGATGGAGAAGCCTGACAGCAAAAGAAAGCGGAAGAATCGGCGGTTTAATTACTAAGAAAAAGCGGGAAATGAAACAGGCTGCTTTGGAAAACAAGGATTGA
- a CDS encoding DUF1700 domain-containing protein, which translates to MNRDTFMKELEYLLQDMNEEEKEDALQYYKDYLDEAGPEREEAVIKEFGSPERIASIIRSSVAGNMEEGGEFTETGYGDERFRDPNYQVQKKYDLPEEKMFSQKKEEKKQPWTSRPLIVALWIILIIVAAPMIWALGTGALGTIFSIIVAIFVVFAGLGILAAAFMLGGLAAFVAGMIWLFQSIGSGLICIGAGLFMMGMGVILFLVAIWFYGTVVPWAFHKAGDWCDKIFHKKERKTV; encoded by the coding sequence ATGAACAGAGATACATTTATGAAAGAACTGGAATACCTGCTTCAGGATATGAATGAGGAGGAGAAGGAAGATGCTCTCCAGTACTACAAAGATTATCTGGACGAGGCAGGGCCGGAAAGAGAAGAGGCAGTGATAAAAGAATTTGGCAGTCCGGAGAGAATAGCTTCTATTATTCGCTCCTCTGTTGCAGGAAATATGGAAGAGGGCGGAGAATTTACAGAAACAGGATACGGGGACGAAAGGTTTAGGGACCCTAATTATCAGGTTCAGAAAAAGTACGATCTGCCGGAAGAAAAAATGTTTTCACAGAAAAAAGAGGAAAAAAAGCAGCCCTGGACCAGCAGGCCTTTAATCGTTGCTCTGTGGATTATATTAATTATTGTGGCCGCCCCTATGATTTGGGCTTTAGGGACAGGGGCATTGGGAACTATATTCAGCATTATTGTAGCAATATTTGTGGTGTTTGCAGGCCTCGGCATCCTGGCGGCGGCATTTATGCTGGGAGGACTGGCAGCTTTTGTGGCAGGTATGATCTGGCTGTTTCAAAGTATTGGCTCAGGGCTGATCTGCATAGGAGCAGGACTTTTTATGATGGGCATGGGAGTAATTTTATTCCTGGTTGCAATTTGGTTTTACGGCACAGTGGTACCCTGGGCGTTTCACAAGGCGGGAGACTGGTGCGACAAAATATTTCATAAGAAAGAGAGGAAGACTGTATGA